In Zobellia roscoffensis, the following are encoded in one genomic region:
- a CDS encoding DUF6909 family protein → MGNNITTTRAQESTNAIERLYITMRHLFNRGFYKPTGVSGESLKNALLQLRPEIYGSIAEEKAELSGLIYVLERLPKGIEQCRFINLTSDEGYGKSHFDPIVPPKRRRNCYRIDDEQMNIEITRGRSDIYDILTHLTFLFIESEKICKRVLIEDTDRTIRDWKKLEDAVKKEELTLAEREVAVIHTANILGRSFIEIMAVHEQFSTDEQPERFLEIVYWLGKLAIEEEITGEKRAITFSALLRERLGHHIHGERWADTIKETLKKNGLLERPIHIISANMHSVMNSLFAKNSLKKEFKDKESLEIYEALSSSLNGELRAKVTKVAVKNGMIAIDDLSGTNIDVQLFDTAKMGSDVCCYDLPKDMADNQKPVLFVMDYAFGEQAYETIDEFLKPYKVKGDKSIFLDVASISIMGKAGILEGGKGDLMIPSAHIFEGTADNYPFKNELCAEDFKGHGLKVFEGTMITVLGTSLQNKDVLKFFHQSTWNVVGLEMEGVHYQKAVQSASKIRKSVRDDIKVRYAYYASDNPLETGSTLASGGLGTTGVKPTYLITEKILQQIFNS, encoded by the coding sequence ATGGGAAATAATATAACTACAACTCGAGCTCAAGAATCTACAAATGCTATTGAGCGCTTATATATAACAATGCGTCATCTTTTCAACCGTGGTTTTTATAAGCCAACAGGGGTATCGGGTGAATCATTGAAAAATGCTTTGTTACAATTAAGACCAGAGATTTATGGTTCTATAGCAGAGGAGAAGGCAGAACTTAGTGGATTAATTTATGTTCTTGAAAGGTTACCAAAAGGAATTGAACAATGTCGTTTTATTAATTTAACTTCAGACGAAGGTTATGGTAAATCACATTTTGATCCAATTGTACCTCCAAAACGACGTAGAAATTGCTACCGAATAGATGATGAACAAATGAACATCGAAATTACTCGAGGCCGTTCTGACATTTATGATATTCTTACTCATTTGACTTTTCTTTTTATCGAATCTGAAAAAATCTGTAAAAGGGTTTTGATAGAAGATACCGATAGAACCATTCGCGATTGGAAAAAGTTGGAAGATGCGGTCAAAAAAGAAGAATTGACTTTAGCAGAAAGAGAAGTTGCCGTTATACATACTGCCAATATTCTGGGCCGCTCGTTCATTGAAATTATGGCCGTTCATGAACAATTTTCGACAGACGAACAACCGGAACGCTTTCTGGAAATTGTCTATTGGTTAGGTAAATTGGCCATAGAAGAGGAAATTACCGGAGAAAAACGAGCAATAACTTTCAGCGCCTTGCTTCGGGAACGCTTGGGGCATCATATCCACGGAGAACGTTGGGCAGATACCATTAAGGAGACCTTAAAGAAAAATGGGCTTTTAGAACGCCCCATACATATCATAAGTGCTAATATGCACAGTGTTATGAATTCACTTTTTGCTAAGAATTCTTTAAAGAAAGAATTTAAGGATAAAGAGTCTTTGGAAATTTACGAAGCGTTAAGTTCTTCTTTAAACGGAGAACTGAGGGCTAAAGTAACTAAGGTCGCAGTTAAAAATGGAATGATAGCGATTGACGATCTTTCAGGAACAAATATAGATGTACAATTATTTGATACAGCTAAAATGGGCTCAGATGTCTGTTGTTATGATTTGCCAAAGGATATGGCAGATAATCAAAAGCCAGTCCTCTTTGTTATGGATTATGCCTTTGGAGAGCAAGCCTATGAGACCATTGATGAATTTTTGAAACCATATAAGGTAAAAGGAGATAAATCTATTTTTCTTGATGTTGCTTCTATTTCCATTATGGGGAAAGCCGGAATTCTTGAAGGAGGAAAAGGTGATTTAATGATTCCGTCCGCACATATTTTTGAAGGAACTGCGGATAATTACCCTTTTAAGAACGAGTTGTGTGCTGAGGATTTTAAAGGGCACGGGCTTAAGGTATTTGAAGGAACCATGATTACTGTTCTTGGAACATCATTACAAAACAAGGATGTGTTGAAATTCTTTCATCAATCAACCTGGAACGTTGTTGGGCTTGAAATGGAAGGTGTTCATTATCAGAAAGCAGTACAATCGGCCTCCAAGATTCGTAAGAGCGTCCGAGACGATATAAAAGTGCGCTATGCTTATTATGCTTCGGATAATCCTTTAGAAACGGGTAGTACATTAGCTTCGGGAGGTTTAGGTACAACTGGGGTAAAGCCTACCTACCTCATTACAGAAAAAATATTACAACAAATTTTTAATTCATAG
- the rfbA gene encoding glucose-1-phosphate thymidylyltransferase RfbA has product MKGIILAGGSGTRLHPLTLAVSKQLMPIYDKPMIYYPLATLLSAGIQEILIITTPQDIPLFKKLLGDGSQLGCNFQYAVQENPNGLAEAFIIGENFIGKDKVALILGDNIFYGSGLAKLLQANNNPDGGIIYGYHVQDPKRYGVVEFDENGKAISIEEKPDKPKSNYAVPGIYFYDNQVVEIAKKIRPSSRGELEITDINKVYLEDKKLTVSILDRGTAWLDTGTFSSLMQASQFVEVIEERQGLKVGSIEEVAYTMGYISREQLHELAKPLVKSGYGNYLLEL; this is encoded by the coding sequence ATGAAAGGAATCATCTTAGCAGGAGGGTCGGGAACTCGCTTACATCCACTTACTTTGGCTGTGAGCAAGCAGCTAATGCCTATTTATGATAAACCGATGATTTATTATCCATTGGCTACGCTTCTATCCGCTGGTATCCAAGAAATACTAATCATTACCACACCGCAAGACATTCCGCTTTTCAAAAAGTTATTGGGAGATGGCAGTCAATTGGGCTGTAACTTCCAATATGCCGTACAAGAGAACCCGAACGGATTGGCCGAAGCCTTTATAATTGGAGAAAATTTTATTGGAAAAGATAAAGTTGCTCTTATTTTGGGCGATAATATATTTTATGGGTCTGGTCTAGCAAAACTGCTTCAAGCCAATAACAACCCTGATGGTGGAATTATTTATGGCTATCACGTACAGGATCCAAAACGATATGGTGTTGTTGAGTTTGATGAAAATGGTAAGGCAATTTCAATTGAGGAAAAACCAGATAAGCCAAAATCTAACTATGCGGTTCCTGGCATTTATTTTTATGATAACCAAGTGGTGGAAATTGCAAAAAAAATTAGGCCAAGTTCAAGAGGGGAACTTGAAATAACTGACATTAACAAAGTGTATCTAGAGGATAAAAAATTAACTGTAAGCATTCTAGACCGTGGTACTGCGTGGTTGGATACGGGTACATTTAGTTCTTTGATGCAAGCATCGCAATTTGTTGAGGTTATTGAAGAGCGTCAAGGTCTAAAAGTAGGCTCTATTGAAGAAGTAGCATATACCATGGGGTATATTTCTAGAGAACAATTACACGAACTCGCCAAACCTCTTGTTAAAAGTGGTTACGGAAACTATTTATTAGAGCTATAA
- the rfbD gene encoding dTDP-4-dehydrorhamnose reductase: MKSVLVTGANGQLGQSIQKIASSYPELDFVFASSNELDITDVTSIEKKLSIKAFSYCINCAAYTNVENAEKEPEKAFKVNSEGVKNLATICKEEQTVLIHISTDYVFDGEKGSPYLVTDATNPINVYGASKLEGEQHIQSLMRAYFIIRTSWLYSEFGKNFYKTILQKAREGADLSVTDDQVGCPTHAGNLAKYVLNLIAGESMHYGIHHFTDEKSLSWYGFAEEILRENNLFGKVQLEKAKNYRTFARRPAYSVLKK; the protein is encoded by the coding sequence ATGAAATCTGTACTCGTAACCGGTGCCAATGGGCAATTGGGCCAAAGCATTCAGAAAATAGCTTCCTCATATCCGGAATTAGATTTTGTTTTCGCAAGTTCAAACGAATTAGATATTACAGATGTTACATCGATAGAAAAAAAGCTATCTATTAAGGCGTTTAGTTATTGTATTAACTGTGCGGCCTATACTAATGTTGAAAACGCCGAAAAAGAACCTGAGAAGGCATTTAAAGTCAATTCCGAAGGTGTTAAAAATTTAGCGACCATTTGTAAAGAGGAGCAAACCGTCTTGATACATATTTCAACAGACTATGTTTTTGATGGAGAAAAAGGTTCTCCTTACTTGGTTACTGATGCAACTAATCCAATAAATGTGTATGGGGCGTCTAAGCTGGAAGGAGAACAGCATATTCAAAGTTTAATGAGGGCTTATTTCATTATTAGAACTTCTTGGCTCTATTCGGAATTCGGAAAAAATTTCTATAAAACTATATTGCAAAAAGCAAGGGAAGGTGCCGACCTTAGTGTAACCGATGACCAGGTGGGTTGCCCAACACATGCGGGTAATTTGGCTAAATATGTTTTGAATTTAATTGCAGGTGAAAGTATGCATTATGGAATCCACCACTTTACCGATGAGAAAAGTCTAAGTTGGTACGGTTTTGCAGAGGAAATATTACGCGAAAACAATCTGTTCGGAAAGGTACAATTAGAGAAAGCGAAGAATTATCGTACTTTTGCTAGAAGGCCCGCATATAGCGTCTTAAAAAAATAA
- a CDS encoding acyltransferase, translating into MSTDTFFAHETAVVDEGCNIGLGTKIWHFSHIMSDCKIGERCNIGQNVVVSPQVILGNNVKVQNNVSIYTGVVCEDDVFLGPSMVFTNIINPRSAIVRRDNYQKTLVKQGASIGANATIVCGNPLGKYCLIGAGSVVTKDVPDYALIVGNPGKQIGWVSEYGHRLEFNDGNSATCPESNQVYKLEDQKVVRMK; encoded by the coding sequence ATGTCTACCGATACGTTTTTTGCCCATGAAACAGCCGTTGTTGATGAAGGCTGCAACATAGGCCTAGGTACTAAAATATGGCATTTTTCTCATATTATGTCAGATTGTAAAATAGGTGAAAGATGCAACATAGGTCAAAACGTTGTAGTTTCACCTCAAGTGATATTAGGTAATAACGTTAAGGTTCAGAACAATGTTTCTATATATACTGGTGTTGTTTGTGAGGATGATGTTTTTCTTGGTCCTTCCATGGTATTTACCAATATTATAAACCCTAGAAGTGCCATTGTTCGTCGAGACAATTATCAAAAGACACTTGTTAAGCAAGGGGCATCAATTGGTGCTAATGCTACTATAGTTTGTGGTAATCCACTGGGAAAATATTGCTTGATCGGCGCAGGATCTGTGGTGACCAAAGACGTGCCGGATTACGCACTAATTGTTGGCAATCCTGGTAAACAAATAGGATGGGTTAGCGAATACGGGCATCGTTTGGAATTTAACGATGGAAATAGTGCTACTTGCCCAGAAAGTAATCAAGTATATAAATTGGAGGACCAAAAGGTTGTCCGCATGAAATAA
- the rfbC gene encoding dTDP-4-dehydrorhamnose 3,5-epimerase, producing the protein MKITETSLKGCFVLQPKQFEDERGVFFESYQQKKFENAVGEQINFVQDNISVSKKGVLRGLHLQTGIHAQAKLVQVVHGEVLDVIVDLRKSSTTFGKHYKLKLSSVNKTAVFIPKGMAHGFVTLSDEATFMYKCDAFYNSASESGIIYNDQDLQIDWECPVESPIISEKDIVLPTFKEFFR; encoded by the coding sequence ATGAAAATAACGGAAACCAGTTTAAAAGGCTGTTTTGTCTTACAGCCAAAACAGTTTGAAGACGAAAGGGGAGTATTTTTTGAATCTTACCAGCAGAAAAAATTTGAAAACGCCGTAGGTGAGCAGATCAACTTTGTTCAAGATAACATTTCGGTGTCAAAAAAAGGAGTGCTTAGGGGGCTTCACCTTCAAACTGGCATTCATGCTCAAGCTAAATTGGTGCAAGTTGTTCATGGAGAGGTCTTGGATGTAATAGTAGATTTAAGAAAAAGCAGCACCACTTTTGGGAAACATTACAAGCTTAAACTGTCTAGTGTAAATAAAACTGCTGTTTTTATACCAAAAGGTATGGCTCACGGTTTTGTTACTTTGAGTGATGAGGCTACGTTTATGTATAAATGTGACGCGTTTTATAATTCAGCTTCGGAAAGCGGTATAATTTATAATGATCAAGATTTACAGATCGACTGGGAATGTCCTGTAGAGTCGCCCATTATTTCCGAAAAAGATATAGTACTTCCTACTTTTAAAGAATTCTTCAGATGA
- a CDS encoding DegT/DnrJ/EryC1/StrS family aminotransferase — MKIDFANLTKAYQEHSSEFEKAVLDVMSSARYILGKETDELEASLQDYVQTDYALGVSSGTDALLLAMMALGIRGGDEIITTPFTFIATAETIACLGAKPVFVDIDEETFNMDASLIEGAITEKTKAIMPVSLYGQMANLDEINKIASKHNLAVIEDAAQSFGALYKGKRSCSATTIGCTSFFPAKPLGCFGDGGAVFTKDQELYDKMKAMRVHGQVKRYTHKYIGMGGRLDNLQAAILNIKLRHYEKDIERRQNVAEKYTEQLSSYVSTPNIKEDRTSVWAQYTIRIKNREQLQARLKEAGIPTAVHYPIPMHLQECFAYLGHKKGDFPVSETCAAEVMSLPMNPYLTNDEIKYITSNLIKHL, encoded by the coding sequence ATGAAGATTGATTTTGCCAACCTTACTAAGGCGTATCAAGAGCATAGTTCTGAATTTGAAAAAGCCGTTTTGGATGTGATGTCCTCTGCCCGTTACATTTTGGGAAAAGAAACGGATGAGCTTGAGGCATCTTTACAGGACTATGTGCAAACAGACTATGCTTTGGGGGTGTCTTCAGGAACGGATGCCCTATTATTGGCTATGATGGCATTGGGTATTCGTGGGGGCGATGAGATTATCACAACCCCTTTCACTTTTATAGCTACTGCCGAAACTATAGCTTGCTTGGGTGCAAAACCGGTTTTTGTTGATATTGATGAAGAAACGTTTAATATGGATGCATCCCTTATTGAAGGTGCAATAACTGAAAAGACAAAGGCTATTATGCCTGTTTCGCTATATGGGCAAATGGCTAATTTGGATGAGATCAATAAGATTGCTTCTAAACATAATTTAGCTGTAATAGAAGATGCTGCGCAGAGCTTTGGAGCTCTATATAAAGGAAAGCGAAGCTGTTCCGCCACAACTATTGGTTGTACCAGTTTTTTTCCCGCTAAACCATTGGGGTGTTTTGGAGATGGAGGAGCGGTATTTACAAAAGACCAGGAGCTTTATGACAAGATGAAAGCAATGCGCGTTCATGGACAGGTAAAACGTTATACACACAAGTACATTGGTATGGGTGGCCGATTAGATAATCTTCAGGCAGCTATTCTTAATATAAAACTAAGGCACTACGAAAAGGATATTGAGCGAAGACAAAATGTGGCTGAAAAATATACAGAACAATTAAGTTCCTATGTATCCACTCCTAACATAAAAGAAGACAGAACTTCGGTTTGGGCACAATATACAATTAGAATTAAAAATAGGGAACAGCTTCAAGCACGTTTAAAAGAAGCAGGTATTCCTACGGCAGTTCATTATCCTATACCTATGCATTTACAGGAGTGTTTTGCTTATTTAGGGCATAAAAAAGGAGATTTTCCGGTTAGTGAAACTTGTGCTGCAGAGGTAATGAGCCTTCCTATGAATCCATATTTAACCAACGACGAAATAAAGTATATAACTTCCAATTTGATAAAACATTTATAG
- the rfbB gene encoding dTDP-glucose 4,6-dehydratase — MSSRTILITGGAGFIGSNFIPFFLGEHQGISVVNLDKLTYAGNLQHLEDVKDNERYKFVQGDICDVDLVKSIFAEYQISDVIHFAAESHVDNSIEGPEAFIKTNINGTFTLLEAARKHWFNSANCPKKQFESSRFHHISTDEVYGSLGESGFFDEDTAYAPNSPYSASKAASDFLVRSYFHTYGLNVVTSNCSNNYGPKQHDEKLIPTIIRKALAGEDIPIYGDGKNVRDWLYVLDHCTGIGAAFSKGEAGETYVIGGDNEHNNISIAKAICTILDQVHPKENGSYGEQITFVKDRLGHDFRYAIDARKIKTELGWEPQFNFDAGLKKTVSWYLSKYQKS, encoded by the coding sequence ATGTCCAGTAGAACAATTCTTATTACAGGTGGAGCGGGTTTTATAGGAAGTAATTTCATTCCATTTTTTCTGGGGGAACATCAAGGAATTTCTGTGGTGAATCTTGACAAACTCACGTATGCCGGTAATCTCCAGCATTTGGAAGATGTTAAAGATAATGAACGGTATAAATTTGTGCAAGGAGATATTTGCGACGTAGATTTAGTAAAATCTATTTTTGCTGAATATCAGATTTCAGATGTAATACACTTCGCCGCAGAATCTCATGTAGATAATTCAATCGAAGGCCCAGAAGCCTTTATTAAAACCAATATAAATGGAACCTTTACATTGTTGGAAGCAGCAAGAAAGCATTGGTTCAATTCAGCAAATTGCCCTAAAAAACAATTTGAATCATCTCGTTTTCATCATATTTCTACGGATGAGGTATATGGTAGTTTAGGGGAATCAGGTTTCTTTGATGAAGACACAGCTTATGCGCCTAACAGTCCATATAGTGCCTCCAAGGCCGCTTCTGATTTTTTAGTGAGAAGTTATTTCCATACCTATGGATTGAATGTAGTTACTAGCAATTGCTCCAATAATTACGGTCCTAAGCAACATGATGAGAAGCTTATTCCCACTATTATTAGGAAGGCACTCGCAGGTGAAGATATTCCTATTTATGGTGATGGAAAGAATGTTAGGGATTGGTTATATGTCCTTGACCATTGTACAGGCATAGGTGCTGCATTTAGTAAAGGAGAAGCGGGCGAAACCTATGTTATAGGTGGAGATAATGAGCATAATAATATTTCAATTGCTAAGGCAATATGTACCATTCTAGATCAGGTCCACCCTAAAGAAAATGGTAGTTATGGTGAACAAATTACATTTGTAAAAGACCGTTTGGGACATGATTTTAGATACGCCATAGATGCACGTAAAATAAAAACTGAATTGGGGTGGGAACCACAGTTCAATTTCGATGCGGGATTGAAAAAAACAGTTTCATGGTATCTTAGTAAATATCAGAAGAGTTAA